The proteins below come from a single Carnobacterium divergens DSM 20623 genomic window:
- a CDS encoding ABC transporter permease, producing MKQLVWLIAHYFKNAFANKRKLVTYLVFPLASILFVLVLNSISSGETVPAAYGVIYQEDTLAGKQVMEWMKDSGKKITVYQTKREAEQSIVENKNTALILFKKGFEASLAKGEINDLEISSIQGDVVNTVLKRELTTHLNHLIPLIAASQQGADFNSLLADYQKNAYPVTGKKLSTTKQTGQLLSTAMLGVLTFFLLSSAGNMSDFMAKEKEEKTFYRLLSTPIKSSTYSLSTIIANFLLIEGQIFLTLFVMKFLVQIDPGVSYFVLFLMLSLFGLVAVSLTLVIFSYSTSYRVMNSMKMFIFTGSSMLAGMFVPIELMPRFMQKVAHLFPQFWLIDGIKRIQSSGLLRDSLLNIAILVGFSSLFFCLTIYRQANSEQEKNFV from the coding sequence ATGAAACAATTGGTTTGGTTAATTGCTCATTACTTTAAAAACGCTTTTGCGAATAAACGAAAATTAGTGACATATTTAGTATTTCCGCTAGCTTCGATACTCTTTGTGCTTGTTTTAAACTCTATTTCTAGTGGGGAAACGGTGCCGGCAGCTTATGGTGTTATTTATCAAGAGGATACTCTTGCTGGCAAGCAAGTAATGGAATGGATGAAGGATAGTGGTAAAAAAATAACGGTGTATCAAACAAAACGTGAGGCAGAACAGTCTATTGTTGAAAATAAAAATACGGCGTTGATTCTCTTTAAAAAAGGCTTTGAAGCTTCTTTAGCAAAGGGAGAAATTAATGACCTTGAGATTAGCTCGATTCAAGGAGATGTCGTTAATACTGTGCTTAAAAGAGAATTAACGACCCACTTAAATCACTTGATTCCATTAATTGCTGCTAGTCAACAGGGTGCTGATTTTAACTCCTTACTAGCGGACTATCAAAAAAATGCGTATCCTGTAACTGGCAAAAAGCTTTCAACAACGAAGCAAACAGGGCAATTGCTTAGTACAGCTATGTTAGGCGTTTTAACCTTTTTCTTACTTTCTTCTGCTGGGAATATGAGTGATTTTATGGCTAAAGAAAAAGAAGAAAAAACGTTTTATCGTTTGTTAAGTACGCCGATTAAAAGTAGTACGTATAGTTTAAGTACGATTATTGCAAATTTCTTATTGATTGAAGGACAAATTTTTCTGACTTTGTTTGTGATGAAATTTTTGGTACAGATTGATCCTGGTGTTTCTTATTTTGTTTTATTTTTGATGCTGAGTTTATTCGGATTGGTTGCGGTTAGTTTAACCTTAGTCATTTTTTCTTATAGTACCAGTTACCGTGTGATGAACTCTATGAAGATGTTTATTTTCACTGGCAGTAGTATGTTGGCTGGGATGTTTGTTCCTATTGAATTGATGCCTCGCTTTATGCAAAAAGTCGCTCACCTTTTCCCTCAATTTTGGTTGATTGATGGTATTAAAAGGATTCAAAGTAGCGGATTGTTAAGGGATAGTCTGTTGAATATTGCAATCTTAGTTGGCTTTAGTAGTTTGTTTTTTTGCTTAACCATTTATCGTCAAGCAAACAGTGAACAAGAAAAGAACTTTGTGTAA